TATTTATCTCTGCAATGCAATTTGTAGAGTAATATCAGTTCGTTATACGAGATCTTATATTTTTCTAGAAGGCGCTTTATACAAAATTCTGCTACTGCTACTATATATCTGTTTTCTAAGAAAAATCAAAATAGCGGATCATACAAATCAAGATAATAAATTAAAAATAAGAAATTAGGATACTAAGCCGGGATAATAAATTAGAAATAAGGAGTTAAGATACTGAACAAGGATGATAAATTGAAAACATAGAAAATGGAGATATTAAATCAGGTAACAAGTTAAAAATAAGAAATTAGAAAAAAAGAAAATAGAAAATAGAAAATAGAGAAAGAAGAAAAAATGTTCCTGCTTTTTCTTTTTAGATCTTTCTGTTTAGATATTTCCGTTTAGATATTTCATTTTAGATCTTTAATTTTAGATTTTTCTTTTAGATTTTTTCTTTTAGATTTTTTCTTTTAGATTTTTTTTCTTTTATCTGCTATTCTCTCTTTCGATTCCTTTCGTTTATTTTGCTTTTTTACATTGATTCAGGGGCAATAATTCCAAGAGTATCAAGAGAATTTGCAAGGACGACCCTGGCACAGTCCACAAGAGCCAGCCTTGCAGCCCTGACATTTTCATCCTCGGCTGCAATAACCGGAACGAAACGGTAGAACTGGTTGAAGGCATCGGCAAGTTCGCGGGCATAAATAGCTAGAACGTGGGGCTTGAGTTCACGAGCTCCAAGGTCGATGACGCTGTCAAACATCGCCATCTTCTTAATAAGATCGATCTCGCTGTCTTCGACAAGGAGAGAGGGGTCAATCTCTTTATCAGGATTCCAGGCTGCTTCCTCTTTTGCTTTCTCAAGGATGCTGCAGGCACGCGCATGGGAATACTGGATGTAAGGAGCTCCCTGCTTCTCAAAATCAAGAGCTTCTTTCCAGTTGAAGACTGTGGATTTTTCGGGAGAAACCCTGACTATATCGTAGCGGACCGCACCAAGTCCTACTGCTTCTGCAACCTGCTTTTTGAATTCATATGATGTTTCAGGGCGGCGGGTTTCGACCTGTTCAAAAGCAGCTCCAGTGACCCTATCAAAAAGATCGTCCGCGCTTATAAACTGCCCGCGGCGGGTGCTCATGGAGCCTTCAGGCAGAGAGACAAACTCAAAGATTACAACCTCAGGCTCTTTGACTCCGATCGCATTCAGAGTAGCCCTGAGCTGGCCGGAAATAAGCTTGTGGTCGGCTCCGAAAACATCAATTATGCGGTCTGCCTGCCCGGCTTTCCATTCGTGGTAAGCAAGGTCGCGGGTTGTGTAGAGAGAAGTGCCGTTTGAACGCTGGATAACAAGAGTCTTTTCAAACCCGTAATCCGAAAGGTCAACAACAAGAGCTCCTTTGTCCGTTTTTGTCCTGCCTGTAGCCTTGATGCGTTCAACAATATCATGGACTGCACCGGACTTAAGGAAAGTGGACTCACTTACGAACTTATCGTGAGCCACATTTAAACGGAGCAGAGTCTCCTTGATACCTGCAACAGCCAGAGAAACTGCCTTATCAAAATGCTCGATAGTCCTGACATCTCCGGCTTCCACCTTTTCCATGAGGGCATCAATTTCCTTTATATACCCAGGGTTTTTGTCCAGCTCAACATTGGCTTTAATATATACGTCAGCAATTGCGGAATCGGACTTTCTGGAGAGGTCAAGCTCAAAGCGTTCACACGCCCATGATACTACAGCAATCTGTCTGCCCATATCATTAACATAATACTGGACCTCCACGTCGTATCCTGCGCGTCTGAGGATGCGGGCAAGAGTATCCCCTATAATTGAGTTACGGATATGCCCTACATGAAGGGGACCGTTTGGGTTTGCCGAGGTGTGTTCAAGGAGAATTCTGTCCTTTGGAGCCCCGCAGCCAAACTTCTCTTTCTCTTTAAGGACAGCATTCACCGTTCCATTAAGGTAGTGCTTTCCTGCAAAGAAGTTAATATAAGGACCTGCGGCACTCACTTTTCCTATAAATGAGCCTTCAGGAATTTCAACTGCAGAAACGATGCGTGACGCCAGATCTTTTGGGTTTTGCCTGTGAATGCCCGCAAGCCTGAATGCGGCTCTGCTTGCAAGGTCAGCATGAGGAGAGGTTTCGAATTGAAGTTCGGAATCCTCAACCTCAAACCCTGCTTTTCGAATAGCTTCTTTTAAGATTGATGTAGCCTGAGCTTTGAGTTCCAGGAACAAGATTAATCACCTGTATAAATTACCTGTAAAAAACTGAAATTACTTAATAAATCCTTGTATGATAGATTTAATCTGTCAAATTGTGATCTGATCTATTATCGATTAATATTGACCTATCGATTAATATTGACCCAGGATTTGACTGGTATAATATTTTTAATTTACAACTCCTGATCCACTGATCTAAAGGACAATTGAATTAAAAAAGTATTGGGTAAAAAATTACCGGATAGGAGGAGGGGACTTTGCCCCTGAATGAGATCAGACTCCGGTATTGTATCTCAGGATTGCAGCTATGCCTCCAAAGGCGTTCATGAGCTGAGAACCTTCATCAAAGTCTGTGGATACGAAGACCACTTTTGCATTACTTTTGTCGGCAAGCTCAGAGAATTCGTCAACAATATCAGTAACATCCGTAACCTCAAGAGAAGAGCCACACTTGGGACAGTTCCCTGCTGCAGGTGCGGGTTCTCCGGGTTTCCAGCGCCTTGTCCACTTGTTTTCATATCCGCAGACACTGCATTTTGTAGTTACTCTTTCTGCACGCAGATCTTCGGAAAGCAGGAGCACGTCCACAGAATTAATCTCAAGGTTTGCCCTTACCTGAGATTCACCGTAGGCTACCTTACCCGAATCGGCGATCAGTTCCTTGAAAAAGTCTCTGACAGCATTTTTCTGGCCCATGAGTTCAAGGTCCTGAAGCTTTTCACCTGCAGCATTAACAAGCTCGGAAAGCCCGGATTCATCGGTGTATGCCGTAT
This window of the Methanosarcina mazei S-6 genome carries:
- the argS gene encoding arginine--tRNA ligase; its protein translation is MFLELKAQATSILKEAIRKAGFEVEDSELQFETSPHADLASRAAFRLAGIHRQNPKDLASRIVSAVEIPEGSFIGKVSAAGPYINFFAGKHYLNGTVNAVLKEKEKFGCGAPKDRILLEHTSANPNGPLHVGHIRNSIIGDTLARILRRAGYDVEVQYYVNDMGRQIAVVSWACERFELDLSRKSDSAIADVYIKANVELDKNPGYIKEIDALMEKVEAGDVRTIEHFDKAVSLAVAGIKETLLRLNVAHDKFVSESTFLKSGAVHDIVERIKATGRTKTDKGALVVDLSDYGFEKTLVIQRSNGTSLYTTRDLAYHEWKAGQADRIIDVFGADHKLISGQLRATLNAIGVKEPEVVIFEFVSLPEGSMSTRRGQFISADDLFDRVTGAAFEQVETRRPETSYEFKKQVAEAVGLGAVRYDIVRVSPEKSTVFNWKEALDFEKQGAPYIQYSHARACSILEKAKEEAAWNPDKEIDPSLLVEDSEIDLIKKMAMFDSVIDLGARELKPHVLAIYARELADAFNQFYRFVPVIAAEDENVRAARLALVDCARVVLANSLDTLGIIAPESM